TTTGTGCCAcaagcccatttttttttttttgtttcaaatgGTTATACAGGGCCCCACCTGGCGGCAGCATGCACCGTCactgggaaagcagcttcccaagaAGCTTAAGAGGCCTAAAATGTAACTGGGCGTGCCATGGCACACAGGCCGCGAAAGGGTTGTAAGATGGGGCATTTGTGTATTGGGCTCTAGCTGGGGAGATATTTAGGCAAAGGCATTTGAAGACTGTTTTGAGATTTGTTCTAGCCTCCCCCTATTGCACTAGACCAACCAAGAAGCCTAGATTAACAGGTGATCATTTCCTGTTATTCTCTTACCAGCCCAGCGTTAGTGTTGGCCGCCCATGAAGGACTCAATCCAAGGGGGCTTGAAGAAATAGCATCCTGGGCCCACTCCACACTTCCCACTGCCCATCAGCGCCAAGGGTATTAACTTATGGGTGacaaagagagaagcaagaatgAGACACCACCACTAAAAGGGCTGCAGGTAGATACCCCCTCCCCACCTGGTAAAAGAGTAACAAGATGATGACAGTGGGAAGACTGCCTCATCCCACTATCAGGAAAATGAGGAAAGAGAGGAGGAGGATCACAGGCGGGGAGGAGAAGAGGACCATGCTCGACCCTCTCTGGTAAGCCTGGAATTCTTTGCGGTACTGGGTTACGCACATCTGCTCGACCATGCGCTCCATTATCTTGGTATCGGTCTCAGTGAAGTTCTCCCccttggtgatggtggtggtcgTGTGCTGCTTGACTGTAATGTTGACGCAGTCGTGCACGAAGTTGTTCTCGTTGCTGTACTCATTCACGGGCCTGTAGTACACTTGGTTGGGGTAACGGTACATGTTTTCACGGTAGTAACGGTCCTCATAGTCGTTACCAAAATGTATGAGAGGCCTGCTCATGGCGCTTCCCAGCATGTAGCCACCAAGGCCCCCCACTACTGCCCCAGCTGCAGCAGCCCCTGCCACATGCTTCAAGTTGGTTTTTGGCTTACTGGGCTTGTTCCACTGACTATGGGAGCTACCTTGACCCCAGCCACCACCACCATGGGGCTGTCCCCAGCCACCACCGTGGGGCTGACCCCAGCCGCCACCACCATGGGGCTGTCCCCAGCCGCCACCGTGAGGCTGACCCCAGCCACCACCACCCTGAGGTGGGTAGCGGTTGCCTCCAGGACTCCCCTGCCCCGGGTATCGGCTTCCCCCAGTGTTCCATCCTCCTCCAGGCTTTGGTCGCTTCTTGCAGAGGCCCATGTCACTCCATGTGGCCACGAAGAGAACCAGGATCCAGCAGCCCAAGCTGCTTTTCACCATGACGACTGGTctgaaaaatgaagaggatgtCAGTGTTCTAGATCTGTCTTGGAACCATTTAGCACTTGTTgcataatgaatgaatgaataagtgaatagcAACGGCGTCGCTTCCTCAGTCATAAGTGCTTCTCACACTCTGTGCTTCTCCTTGGCAGCATTTACAACAAAAGTAAGTTTAAGTAAAGGGCTAACAAaactctttctccttctctaagGGCCAATTTGACCTTAAGTTAATTTCTAGCTCTGTTCCCTGGAAACGTGATAAGGGTGGAATGCCAGCAACATTGCTGGCGTTGAACTAGAAACCAGAAAAACCTAACCAGTTAgcacagagtcgattccaactcatgaaccCCATGTGTAAGTAGAACTACAGACAGCTGGTGGGTCTGCCACAGCTCTGAGCTTCTTTGGAGCAGTGGTTCTTATACGGGGGTATGTCTTGTGGGGGCCCTGGGGGCCGCGCCTATCTGCTGTCACAGAGGATACCAGCTCCTGCCAGGCACGGGGCTGCTATGCTAAGGGACCAATATGGACCTCATTTTCTGGCACCTGAGCAGCTGTGTGTCGGGGTGGGGTGGAAACGAGACCTTGGTTGCTGGGTCAACTGCTGTGAGGATGACTTCCAGAGAAGAGGGGCCCTGGTGTGGCCCTTCTGAGCAACCTGAGGCCAAGCGTGGCCCATGAGGTCTGGGGAGCTTAATGCCTAGTTAGGAAGACCCCCTAACTGGGCACTGCTGCAATTAAGTCACTGTGCAACTAGTGGCTAATGTCTTCTCTCAGACTCTGCAGGAATGCACGCAGGGACTGAGTCCTTCTCTTGTTTGCTGCCGTATTCTCAGGGCCTAGGGCCGTGCCTGGTACAAAGCAGGCACACAATAGACATTTGTTAAGCAAGGAGCATCCCCTGGACATATAAATGCCACGAAGAATTTCCTCAAAGGAATTCTCAATACCGTTTTATCGGAAACAGGAAAACATCCAGCATTTTCAAtccatatttctttctttctatccatctacctatttatctgtctgtctgcctatctatctacTGAGACTGCCCGAGGTGGGGTAAGAAAGGCTGTGTTCACAAGGTTTGCAGTCACTCAGCTCATGAATGGGTTTTAGTCCAGCATTTACTGTTAAATGAGTGActcattttttccccctaatttttGGTATAAAAGAAGCATTCTTTATATAAAAGGGCAAGCACTGTtttgggggaaagaaaaaaaaaaaaacccacagaaatCTCTGGATGATAGTTTTATGACCCTTTGCAGAATCTGCAGTCAAATTAAAAATATCCTTTCAGAttccccactgccatcgagttgattccaactcatagttacctaTAGGTctgggtagaactgacccatggcGTTtacaaggctgtcatctttacggaagcagactaccacatctttctccagtggagcagccggtgggttccaaccaccgaccttttggttagcagctgagtgcttaaccactgtaccatcagggctccttcctttgAGATTATAGATCTCATTTACCCTGGGTGCTCAGTTTCAAGGGCAGAGATCAAAGACACATTGCTACTGTATCCCAGGTGAAATAATGTGCTCAAAATATCATTCTGTACCATAAAACCTAAAGGAGCATAGCCTGTAACACTGATGTCAGTCTCGTCCCCAACATTGGGATTATCTTCTAATTAAAAGTGGCACTGAATGTTGGGGAATGATTTTCATATTGTTCAGAGCTAAACACTAATTGAGTAATACTCATAGGAAGAAGAACtgttaaacaaacaaatgaatcaaCATTCTGTTTATGTTTCTACTATCTTATTGAAATCAGAAGGGCTGTCTTGGtggccataaaaacaaacaaacaaaaaaacccgttgccatcaagtcaattctgactcatagcaaccctatatagcccagagcagaactgctccatagagtttccaaagagcacctggtggattcgagtgctgaccttttggctagcagctgtagcacttacccactggtGGCCATAAGTAAATTAAAATATGTTTGAAAGTTACGAGCAGTGTTAAATCTACTCAGATCATGCCAGTTAGGATTTTTAGAGGCTTTTTTGGGTAAGGGTCAGAGATGAAGGCTCCTGGGACATGCTGACTAGCCTCATTCTTGTACTCTACCACTCCTAGCCCCCCAGCTTTCACAGACCTATTTCCCTGTGCAAATCACCGTTTTCTCATGGGGCCTTGTCTTGGCTTCAACGCAATCTACACTGCAGCTCAAACACCCCAGGAAACTGAACTAGGGTATTAGTATTACCTCAGCCACTGACTCCCAATCTGAAGGGTTTTAATATCAGCAGCTTTTTCATTCATCCCAGTGAGCAACCCAGCTAACACCCTGGAGTCTAGAATTTTCTCTCTGTCACATCACACATTGAATCTATCAGCAAAGTCTATTGACTTGACCTTGAAAATAAATCCTAAAACTCTCTGCTTCTTACATTTTCCACCATTATCCTGCTAGCTGAAGCCTCCATCACCTCTTGCCTGATTCCTTCACCAGCCTCTCACCTAGCCTCCCTGTACCTCCCTTTGTCCCCACTGTGTCTTCTCACTTAGCAGCCTGCAGGACCTTTTACTATGTAGGTCATCAGGCCACTTCCCTTACCCCAGCTTCCCAAATGGTGCTCCTTTATACTTAGGATAAAACCCAAAGACCTGACCATGCCGATGAGGCCTATGTGACCCAGCTCCAGCTGCCTTCCTCTCCCCAGCCTCCTGCTGCTCCTCAAACCAGACAAGCATTCTCCTCCTTCtgagcctttgcacttgctgttccctcttccGGAAGGCTCTTCCTCCAGTCATGCACGTGGCTCAaatctgctcaaatgtcacctcagtGGGGCCTTTCCACACCACTCTACCTAAAATAGCACCCTCTATCCTATCCCTTTaccctgcttcatttttctctggAGCAGCTCTGGCTACTTGACATACTATTTACCGCATGCTTACTGTTCATCTTCTCCACTGGACATAGGCTCCAAAGGGCAGGGGTTTTGTCTTGTTCACAGCCATGTCCCCGGGGCCTAGCATTTCTGGTGTCTCCTTCACAGACATACAAAATAAAtcctaaatgaatgaatgagtgtgaAAAAGTCCATCACAAAGCACAAGGAGTAGTTACACTAAGATGGATACCTAAAGAGAGCTATATTTatgaatttataaaatattttaagatattCTATTAAATGTTTGATAGACAGCAACatatttatgattaaaaaatattcttgGCAAATTCGGAAGAGAAGAGAATTTCCTTAATTTGATAAAGGGTTATATAACAAAAACAGTAAATACACTTAATGGATAAGCTTTAAATGTATCCCCTTTAAGAGCAGGAATAAGACAAAGAAGCCCACCCTCACAGGCCTGCCAGTCTTGTCTAATGCCACATGCAAAAGAAGTAGCAGGTACAATAACCGGGAGGAAAGAGCTCAAGCTGTCATTATTTGTAATTCATGTGATCACCTACATGGTGAAGCCAACACAGTCAACAGAGCACATGTGAGAACCAATACTAGAGTCCAGTAAGTCTGCGTGATACAAGACTGGCCTGCAAAAAATCAGAAGCATTTCTCTATATCTGCAACAACCGACTAGAAAAAGATAATTAAAGAATAAGTTATCATTCACAATTGTAGCTGAAACTTTAAAGTACGGAAaagtggagaaaaataaaattggatTCCTAATACTACATGTGAAAGTAGACTCCAAATGAATGAAAAACTCAAATGTGAAAGGTAAAGTATGATGTTAGAAGAACATAACGGAGAATTTCTTTGTGACCTGGGGGAGGAATGGGGGACATTTTAAACAAAAGCACAAACTACAGGTAAATAATTGATGAATTTGATAACATAACAATTAAGCATTCTTATTCACTGGGGAATCCATGGACGAAGTTAATAGACTACAGAATGGCATGAGATATTGGCAGCATTTAAAACCAACAGAGGATTCATTTCTGGAACCTATAAGGAATTCCTGCGAGGCATTAACAGATGGTAATTCCAATAGTGAAATAATCAAAAGATATAAACTAATAATTTACAGAACAGAGAAACCcaaaaggatatgaaaagatgttcgaaATCATTAATAGTcatacaaaatgaaagaaaaaataatcgtTTAGACTTATCAGGCTAGCAACAAATAGAAAGTTGGCTAATGCCAAGAGGGCATGGGTGTGGGGATACAGGAAGCCATGCAGCTATCAGAGGAGTATGGATGGGATGGTGCAATTGTCCTGGAAAGCAACCAGGCACTATCCAGACAAACACGACCCAGAGATAGCTACTCTCCTAGGTGTACATCTCAAAGAATTCTACGCACAGGTTCATAAAGGCATGTAAGATGTTCGCTAGAGCATTATTTATAGGGTGGGGATTCAAGGGGTGGGGGCTAGGGATGCTTTTTACTgggaaaaaggagaggaaaaatggCATGCATGGACATCATGGAGCACTAGGCAATGGCTTAGATGTAGTTTGTTAGATGAACACACAACAACATGAATAGGCCTTAAAAACCACAGTGGGGGAGAGAGGGTTTTTCACAGCACAGTGATGATGACAAGAACAGGGAAATATGATTAATTTAGCCCTCTATGCCTGAggcacaaaaaacaacaaaaaccccccaaacaaaaataCTTCTCCACCATTGGGGTATAAAATAAATCTCAATCAatgaaaaaaaatagattttaaagaccACATTCTCTGGTTGCAGTGCAATAAAGCTAGAAACTAATAATCAATGCTTGaactttgtatatatatatatatatatatacaacaacccactaccgtcgagttgattccaactcatagcaaccctataggacagagtagaactgccccacagagtttccaaggagcgcctggcagattcaaattgccaaccctttggttagcagctgtagcacttaaccactacaccaccagggtcggcgtagtggttaagtgctacggctgctgaccacaaggtaggcagctcgaatccaccaggcgctccttggaaactctgtggggctgttctaccctgtcctatagggttgctatgagtcagaatcgactcgatggcgttgggtttggctttttatatatatatatctaaacTCAATCTGTATCAAATTGTATATCCTGGATAAAAGAGTAAATCGAAACTGTAACTGCAGAGTTCTGGGAAAACAAATTACTTGAGATATGGACAAAGCTTTATTAGCGGACAATTCACAAGCCTTGAAAATGCCTTTATTATtgaacaaaaataatgaaaatatgatCACTTAACTCAAAAAAAGGAGGAAAGTTTCAAAATAAACTTGTAGTGATGAAGAAATAATAGAATTGAACATAGAATAAATAAAACCCAGAAAAATGACAGCTATCTAAATTAAATCAAcagataattattttaaaacgtagtgtatatacacacacgaaTCATCAAAAAACACAACTGCTCTATATTAGAAATGAGAAATTGAAAACAACCTTAGAAAGAGAGAAGACTTTAAAAGGATAACAAATTACTGCATACtttattttatgaattaaaaATCCGTGTGCAAAGGACTGCCTTTCTATTAAAATGTGAACTACAAAAATTGGCTTAAGAAATAATTCACTCAACAATTATTTAGGGAATAACTAATATATATCAATTTTTAAAGACACAGAAAGCATGAATTGACCAATAACCATGtaagaaatggaggaaaaaagtTATCAAAACATTACATATTGTAATATTTACAGTACAATAATGAATtaatttaatgaatatttattaaatgtcttCTAAGGTTCTAGGCATTGTGCTAGGAGCTGAGGATATGATGGTGAATAAGATATTTAGAATAGAGGGTCTGAGGACCAAATAGGAGATCATGCGTCTGGGGCCTTATAAGATGGAGGATAAGTG
Above is a genomic segment from Loxodonta africana isolate mLoxAfr1 chromosome 24, mLoxAfr1.hap2, whole genome shotgun sequence containing:
- the PRNP gene encoding major prion protein, with the translated sequence MVKSSLGCWILVLFVATWSDMGLCKKRPKPGGGWNTGGSRYPGQGSPGGNRYPPQGGGGWGQPHGGGWGQPHGGGGWGQPHGGGWGQPHGGGGWGQGSSHSQWNKPSKPKTNLKHVAGAAAAGAVVGGLGGYMLGSAMSRPLIHFGNDYEDRYYRENMYRYPNQVYYRPVNEYSNENNFVHDCVNITVKQHTTTTITKGENFTETDTKIMERMVEQMCVTQYRKEFQAYQRGSSMVLFSSPPVILLLSFLIFLIVG